A genome region from Campylobacter sp. MIT 12-8780 includes the following:
- a CDS encoding thiamine phosphate synthase — protein MWAKKIIAITESKLCEEDFLKRVERLAKAKIDALILREKELSEAKYYDLAKEVLKICAKHKTTCILHYFDKVALKLNHRYFHCPLDILKAEPRLVKYFHLIGTSVHSEEELFLAEYFKCNYAIAGHIFESSCKEDLAPKGLNFLNELCKNAKIPIYAVGGINLKTLTQLKESSISGVCLRSSLMQEKNVKEYIANLRAILA, from the coding sequence ATGTGGGCTAAAAAAATCATTGCTATTACTGAGAGCAAGCTTTGTGAAGAGGACTTTTTAAAACGTGTTGAAAGGCTTGCAAAAGCAAAAATCGATGCTTTGATCTTAAGGGAAAAAGAACTTAGCGAAGCAAAGTATTATGATCTAGCTAAAGAGGTATTAAAAATTTGCGCAAAGCACAAAACAACTTGCATTTTGCATTATTTTGATAAGGTCGCCTTAAAGCTAAATCACAGGTATTTTCACTGCCCTTTAGATATCTTAAAGGCTGAACCTAGACTTGTGAAATACTTTCATCTTATTGGCACTTCAGTGCATAGTGAAGAAGAGCTTTTTTTGGCTGAGTATTTTAAGTGCAATTATGCTATAGCTGGGCATATTTTTGAAAGCTCTTGCAAAGAAGATTTAGCACCAAAAGGACTAAATTTTTTAAATGAGTTATGTAAAAATGCTAAAATTCCTATTTATGCTGTAGGAGGTATAAATTTAAAGACTCTAACCCAGCTCAAAGAAAGCTCAATCTCAGGTGTTTGCTTGCGATCAAGTTTAATGCAAGAAAAAAATGTAAAAGAATACATTGCGAATTTAAGAGCGATTTTAGCTTGA
- the leuD gene encoding 3-isopropylmalate dehydratase small subunit produces MKAHGKVHRYGDNVDTDVIIPARYLNTTDNKELASHCMEDIDKEFVKKVKQGDIMVGGFNFGCGSSREHAPIAIKASGISCIIAKSFARIFYRNAINIGLAIIESEEIASNINANDEVEIDFEKGEIKNLSTNKSFKTQPFPPFIQEIINANGYVNFVAHKKEN; encoded by the coding sequence ATGAAAGCACACGGAAAAGTTCACAGGTATGGCGATAATGTCGATACAGATGTCATTATCCCAGCTCGCTATCTTAATACAACGGACAATAAAGAGCTAGCAAGTCATTGCATGGAAGATATAGATAAGGAATTTGTCAAAAAAGTAAAGCAAGGCGATATTATGGTGGGAGGCTTTAATTTTGGCTGCGGCTCAAGTAGAGAGCATGCACCTATAGCCATAAAAGCAAGTGGGATTAGTTGCATTATAGCAAAGTCTTTTGCACGCATTTTTTATAGAAATGCCATTAATATAGGGCTTGCCATCATAGAAAGTGAAGAAATTGCTTCAAATATCAATGCAAATGATGAAGTTGAAATAGACTTTGAAAAAGGCGAGATTAAAAATTTAAGCACAAATAAAAGCTTTAAAACCCAGCCTTTTCCACCCTTTATACAAGAGATCATCAATGCAAATGGCTATGTCAATTTTGTAGCTCATAAAAAGGAAAATTGA
- a CDS encoding thiazole synthase has protein sequence MHTLKLGKFEFNSRFILGSGKFSLELIEAAIKEANVEIITLALRRAHTGKLENILDYIPKNITILPNTSGARTAEEALKIAQLARELCGAEMIKIEVIRDSKYLLPDNYESIKAVELLAKEGFTPLPYMYPDLYAARAMRDAGAAAIMPLGAPIGTNKGLRTKDFIQILLDELDLPIIVDAGLGSPAQACEAMQMGVSAVMINTAIALSSNIPQMARAFKLAIEAGREGFLAGIAGQSKLARASSPLTGFLRD, from the coding sequence TTGCATACATTAAAACTTGGAAAATTTGAGTTTAATTCTCGCTTTATACTTGGTTCTGGTAAATTTAGCCTTGAGCTTATTGAAGCGGCGATTAAAGAGGCAAATGTTGAGATTATCACCCTTGCTTTAAGACGCGCTCATACAGGTAAGCTTGAAAATATACTTGATTATATCCCTAAAAATATCACTATCTTGCCAAATACAAGCGGAGCAAGGACGGCTGAGGAAGCCTTAAAAATAGCTCAGCTAGCAAGAGAGCTGTGTGGGGCTGAAATGATTAAAATAGAAGTGATACGAGATAGTAAGTATCTTTTACCAGATAATTATGAAAGCATAAAGGCTGTTGAACTGCTTGCAAAAGAAGGTTTTACGCCTTTACCTTATATGTATCCAGACCTTTATGCAGCAAGGGCTATGCGTGATGCTGGAGCGGCTGCTATCATGCCACTTGGAGCACCCATAGGCACAAATAAGGGCTTAAGAACTAAGGATTTTATTCAAATTTTACTTGATGAGCTTGATTTACCTATCATCGTTGATGCAGGACTTGGCAGTCCAGCACAAGCGTGCGAGGCTATGCAAATGGGTGTAAGTGCGGTGATGATTAACACCGCTATAGCCTTGTCTTCAAATATCCCTCAAATGGCAAGAGCTTTTAAACTCGCTATAGAAGCTGGCAGGGAAGGCTTTTTAGCTGGCATAGCAGGGCAAAGTAAGCTTGCTAGGGCTTCATCTCCACTTACTGGCTTTTTAAGGGATTAA
- a CDS encoding CobW family GTP-binding protein — protein sequence MAKIPIILITGFLGSGKTSFLNEFLRHYDDEGLAVIVNELGQIALDGRILKPSIAYKDEQMLVLNSGCVCCNKRLDLIKGLKELLDSYDLKQKHLKKVIIETTGLANVAPIAFTLLSDAFLSNHFILQNTLVCVDTLNAHLHLQNQEAKDQIILADSIMLTKTDLKKADKSLIQELQSLNPSASIVDKQDFSHEELFSLDKKAKFQDFSLIKTHEEDFESLALEFDYSVNWSAFGIWLSMLLHRYGTQVLRVKGIIDTGEDFLVNINAVLHIMHTPSHIKKDEQNGSKLVFITRKLESQKIKQSLQSFETILKNKDKI from the coding sequence ATGGCTAAAATCCCCATCATCTTAATCACAGGCTTTTTAGGAAGTGGCAAGACAAGCTTTTTAAATGAGTTTTTAAGGCATTATGATGATGAGGGTTTGGCTGTCATTGTTAATGAACTTGGACAAATCGCCCTTGATGGACGCATCTTAAAGCCAAGCATAGCCTATAAAGATGAGCAAATGCTGGTGCTAAACTCAGGTTGTGTGTGCTGTAATAAAAGGCTTGATCTTATCAAAGGCTTAAAAGAACTCCTTGATAGCTATGATTTAAAGCAAAAGCATTTAAAAAAAGTCATTATAGAAACTACGGGACTGGCTAATGTTGCTCCCATAGCTTTTACCTTGCTTAGCGATGCTTTTTTAAGCAATCATTTCATCTTGCAAAATACTCTTGTGTGCGTTGATACGCTTAATGCTCATTTACACTTGCAAAATCAAGAAGCCAAAGATCAAATCATTTTAGCCGATAGCATAATGCTTACAAAAACTGATCTTAAAAAAGCAGATAAAAGCTTAATACAAGAGCTTCAAAGCTTAAATCCAAGCGCAAGTATTGTTGATAAACAAGATTTTAGTCATGAAGAGCTATTTTCTTTGGATAAAAAGGCTAAATTTCAAGACTTTAGCCTTATAAAAACGCATGAAGAAGATTTTGAAAGTTTGGCTTTAGAATTTGATTATAGTGTAAATTGGAGTGCTTTTGGCATATGGCTAAGTATGCTTTTGCACCGATACGGAACGCAGGTGTTAAGAGTAAAAGGCATTATTGATACAGGAGAGGATTTTTTAGTGAATATCAACGCTGTTTTGCATATCATGCACACACCAAGCCATATTAAAAAAGATGAACAAAATGGCTCAAAGCTCGTTTTTATCACAAGAAAACTTGAAAGTCAAAAGATCAAACAATCCTTACAAAGTTTTGAAACCATTTTGAAAAATAAAGATAAAATTTAA
- the thiH gene encoding 2-iminoacetate synthase ThiH translates to MSKKSVFEYESNMQEIHSKVLQNVLAQVSSYHKENYTQAEVLKALQSESLSIEGLKALLSPAASAFLEELAFKARMLTKRHFGNSIALFTPLYLSNYCESKCVYCGFQKGNAIARAKLSEAEIRAEMQAIADTGLQEVLLLTGEGREHASVEYIAQACKIAKEYFKVVGVEVYVMNVDEYELLHKNGCEFVTIYQETYNAQKYEKIHIFGEKRVFPYRFNGQERALKAGMRGVGFGALLGIDEFEKDALATALHAYFLQKAYPHAELSLSAPRLRPILGNRKISPKDVTEARLLQVLCAYRIFLPFANIVVSTRERAGFRDKIIDIVATKISAGVSVGIGEHSGEKKGDDQFQISDERSVAEVFSMLKKAKLQAVMSDSIYVG, encoded by the coding sequence ATGAGTAAAAAAAGTGTGTTTGAATATGAAAGCAATATGCAAGAAATTCATTCTAAGGTGCTTCAAAATGTTTTAGCCCAAGTGAGTTCTTATCACAAAGAAAATTATACTCAAGCTGAGGTTTTAAAAGCCTTGCAAAGTGAAAGCTTAAGTATAGAAGGCTTAAAAGCCTTGCTTAGTCCAGCAGCAAGTGCTTTTTTAGAAGAGCTTGCTTTTAAGGCAAGAATGCTTACAAAAAGGCATTTTGGAAATTCTATCGCTCTTTTTACTCCGCTTTATTTGAGTAATTATTGTGAAAGTAAATGCGTATATTGTGGCTTTCAAAAGGGCAATGCCATAGCTAGAGCAAAACTCAGTGAGGCTGAAATAAGAGCTGAGATGCAAGCCATAGCTGATACAGGCTTGCAAGAAGTGCTTTTACTTACTGGAGAGGGAAGAGAGCATGCAAGTGTGGAGTATATCGCACAAGCTTGTAAGATTGCTAAGGAGTATTTTAAAGTCGTTGGGGTAGAAGTTTATGTGATGAATGTTGATGAATACGAGCTTTTACATAAAAATGGCTGTGAATTTGTGACTATTTATCAAGAAACTTATAATGCCCAAAAGTATGAAAAAATTCATATCTTTGGGGAAAAACGCGTCTTTCCTTACCGCTTTAATGGACAAGAAAGGGCTTTAAAAGCTGGTATGAGAGGGGTTGGCTTTGGGGCTTTGCTTGGTATAGATGAGTTTGAAAAAGACGCCCTTGCTACAGCCTTGCATGCTTATTTTTTGCAAAAAGCTTATCCTCATGCTGAACTTTCACTTTCTGCACCAAGACTTCGTCCCATTTTAGGTAACCGCAAAATCAGCCCAAAAGATGTAACTGAAGCAAGACTTTTACAGGTTTTATGTGCGTATAGGATTTTTTTACCCTTTGCAAATATAGTGGTTTCAACGCGAGAAAGGGCTGGCTTTAGAGATAAGATCATTGACATAGTAGCGACTAAAATTTCAGCTGGGGTTTCAGTAGGTATAGGCGAGCATTCAGGCGAGAAAAAAGGCGATGATCAGTTTCAAATCAGCGATGAGCGAAGCGTGGCTGAGGTTTTTTCTATGCTTAAAAAAGCAAAATTACAAGCTGTGATGAGTGATAGTATTTATGTGGGCTAA
- the leuC gene encoding 3-isopropylmalate dehydratase large subunit — translation MKNMTMTQKILANGAGKDFVSAGELIMAKLDMVLGNDITTPVAINAFNKAKFSKVFDKSKISLVMDHFAPNKDIKAATQSQQCRFFANDFDIEHYYDVGNMGVEHALLPEQGIVTIGDLIIGADSHTCTYGALGAFSTGVGSTDMGVAMATGKAWFKVPQAMKFNIKGKLRPHISGKDVILHIIGKIGVDGALYKSMEFMGEGLKNLSIDDRLCIANMAIEAGAKNGIFAVDDITLEYAKGRSEKEPRIFVADEDAYYEQVFDINLDEIDHTVAFPHLPENARTKDEWGEIKIDQVVIGSCTNGRLSDMAVAAEILRGKKIAKNTRCIVIPATQNIYLECITKGYLKTFIEAGCVVSTPTCGPCLGGHMGILAANEKCVSTTNRNFVGRMGHETSQVFLASPEVAAASAISGILSAPEQVL, via the coding sequence ATGAAAAATATGACTATGACTCAAAAAATTTTAGCCAATGGAGCAGGTAAGGACTTTGTAAGTGCTGGAGAGCTTATCATGGCAAAGCTTGATATGGTTTTGGGCAATGATATTACCACTCCAGTAGCGATTAATGCCTTTAATAAGGCTAAATTCAGCAAGGTTTTTGATAAAAGTAAAATTTCTTTAGTAATGGATCATTTTGCACCAAACAAAGATATAAAAGCTGCTACTCAAAGCCAGCAATGTCGCTTTTTTGCTAATGACTTTGATATAGAGCATTATTATGATGTTGGAAATATGGGCGTTGAGCATGCACTTTTACCTGAACAGGGCATTGTAACTATAGGCGATCTTATCATAGGGGCTGATTCACATACTTGTACTTATGGAGCTTTAGGAGCTTTTAGCACAGGGGTTGGCTCAACTGATATGGGTGTGGCTATGGCAACAGGTAAGGCTTGGTTTAAAGTGCCTCAAGCTATGAAATTTAATATCAAAGGCAAGCTTCGCCCACATATCAGTGGTAAGGATGTGATCTTGCATATCATCGGTAAGATAGGTGTTGATGGGGCTTTGTATAAGAGTATGGAATTTATGGGCGAGGGGCTTAAAAACTTAAGCATAGATGATAGACTTTGTATAGCCAATATGGCTATAGAAGCAGGAGCAAAAAATGGCATTTTTGCCGTTGATGATATCACGCTTGAGTATGCTAAGGGAAGAAGTGAAAAAGAACCAAGAATCTTTGTAGCTGATGAAGATGCGTATTATGAGCAAGTTTTTGACATTAATTTAGATGAGATCGATCATACTGTGGCTTTTCCGCATTTACCAGAAAATGCACGCACTAAAGATGAATGGGGCGAGATTAAGATAGATCAAGTTGTGATTGGTTCTTGCACGAATGGAAGATTAAGCGATATGGCTGTAGCAGCTGAAATTTTAAGAGGTAAAAAAATCGCTAAAAACACTCGCTGTATAGTTATCCCTGCAACTCAAAATATTTATTTAGAATGCATTACAAAGGGCTATTTAAAAACCTTTATCGAGGCAGGTTGCGTGGTATCAACTCCAACTTGTGGTCCTTGTCTTGGCGGACATATGGGAATTTTAGCTGCAAATGAAAAATGCGTTTCAACCACAAACCGCAATTTTGTTGGCAGAATGGGGCATGAAACTTCACAAGTTTTTTTAGCCTCACCTGAAGTTGCAGCAGCAAGTGCTATTAGTGGAATTTTAAGCGCACCAGAGCAAGTTTTATAA
- the leuB gene encoding 3-isopropylmalate dehydrogenase yields MKIAVIKGDGIGVEIINEALKVLQKIAEIYKHSFEFEEVLMGGAAIDACGKALPEETLRVCKESKAVLFGAIGGAKWDNEPAHNRPEAGLLALRKGLNLYANLRPASVMKELSSSSPLKTEILDKGIDFIIVRELIGGIYFGKHERFFKEGQLWAKDELEYSQSQIKQIAKIGFELALKRKKKLTCVDKANVLESSRLWREVVQDMASSYPEVNLNFMYVDNAAMQLCKNPSEFDVILTENMFGDILSDEASVLSGTLGVLPSASLSDKNFGLYEPIHGSAPDIAGLNLANPIGTILSAALMLELSLNLQNEAKAIRKAVQTTLEQGYRTADIYANEGIKITCSEMGERICENLV; encoded by the coding sequence ATGAAAATAGCAGTGATAAAAGGCGATGGCATAGGTGTTGAAATCATTAATGAAGCCTTAAAAGTGCTTCAAAAAATCGCTGAAATTTACAAACATAGTTTTGAATTTGAAGAAGTATTAATGGGTGGGGCTGCTATTGATGCTTGTGGTAAGGCTTTGCCTGAAGAAACTTTAAGGGTGTGTAAAGAAAGCAAAGCCGTGCTTTTTGGCGCTATAGGCGGAGCAAAATGGGACAACGAGCCAGCTCATAATCGCCCAGAAGCTGGACTTTTAGCCTTAAGAAAGGGCTTAAACTTATACGCAAATTTACGCCCAGCAAGCGTGATGAAAGAATTAAGCAGTTCAAGTCCTTTAAAGACTGAGATTTTAGACAAGGGCATTGATTTTATCATTGTTAGAGAGCTTATAGGCGGGATTTATTTTGGTAAGCATGAACGCTTCTTTAAAGAAGGACAACTTTGGGCAAAAGATGAGCTTGAATACTCACAAAGCCAGATTAAACAAATCGCAAAAATCGGCTTTGAATTAGCCTTAAAACGCAAAAAAAAGCTTACTTGCGTGGATAAAGCAAATGTGCTTGAAAGCTCTCGTTTATGGAGAGAAGTGGTGCAAGATATGGCTAGTTCATATCCTGAAGTAAATTTAAACTTTATGTATGTAGATAATGCAGCCATGCAACTTTGCAAAAATCCAAGTGAATTTGATGTGATTTTAACTGAAAATATGTTTGGGGATATTTTAAGTGATGAGGCTAGTGTTTTAAGCGGAACTTTGGGTGTTTTACCTTCAGCGTCTTTAAGTGATAAAAATTTTGGACTTTATGAGCCAATACATGGCTCAGCTCCTGATATAGCAGGGCTTAATCTAGCCAATCCCATAGGCACCATTTTAAGTGCAGCCTTAATGCTTGAGTTGAGTTTAAATTTACAAAACGAAGCTAAAGCCATACGAAAAGCTGTACAAACAACCTTAGAACAAGGCTATAGAACAGCTGATATTTATGCAAATGAAGGCATTAAAATCACTTGCTCTGAGATGGGCGAGAGAATTTGTGAGAATTTAGTTTAG
- a CDS encoding carbon-nitrogen hydrolase family protein, which produces MRKLKVASIQMKSKPYEVEKNVKLALKLAQKGVDKGAKLIVFPELFDSGYCVNDKDFELALDFSNPHSHFAFKALSNFAKNTKTFLIACTLEKENHQIFDTAFVLSAEGKLLGKYRKIYLWGEEKERFEQGKKYEVFELDFKKFKVKIGLQICYELGFSEGARILALSGAEILAYPSAFGKARTYAWELALRARALENACYVIASNHSSFELHYSSKEKLEFAGKSRIINPQAKVLKQAKNKNECIVQELNLDLIRAQRENIPYLKDINLELTSSYLAKLKSF; this is translated from the coding sequence ATGAGAAAATTAAAAGTCGCAAGCATACAAATGAAAAGCAAGCCTTATGAAGTTGAAAAAAATGTCAAGCTTGCTTTAAAACTTGCTCAAAAAGGCGTTGATAAGGGTGCAAAACTCATTGTTTTTCCAGAACTTTTTGATAGCGGATATTGCGTTAATGATAAGGACTTTGAGCTTGCTCTTGATTTTTCAAATCCACACTCACATTTTGCTTTTAAAGCCTTAAGTAACTTTGCAAAAAATACCAAAACCTTTCTTATAGCCTGCACGCTTGAAAAAGAAAATCATCAAATTTTTGATACAGCTTTTGTGCTTTCAGCTGAGGGTAAGCTCTTGGGAAAATACCGCAAAATTTATCTTTGGGGCGAAGAAAAAGAACGTTTTGAACAGGGTAAAAAATATGAAGTATTTGAGCTGGATTTTAAAAAATTCAAAGTAAAAATTGGCTTGCAAATTTGTTATGAGCTTGGTTTTAGTGAGGGTGCGAGGATTTTGGCTTTAAGTGGGGCTGAAATTTTAGCTTATCCAAGTGCTTTTGGTAAGGCAAGAACTTATGCTTGGGAGCTTGCTTTAAGAGCAAGAGCCTTAGAAAATGCTTGCTATGTTATCGCTTCAAATCATAGCTCTTTTGAGTTACATTATTCAAGCAAAGAAAAGCTTGAATTTGCTGGTAAATCACGCATTATTAATCCTCAGGCTAAGGTTTTAAAACAGGCTAAGAATAAAAATGAATGCATAGTGCAGGAGCTAAATTTAGATCTTATCAGAGCTCAAAGAGAAAATATCCCGTATTTAAAAGATATTAACTTAGAGCTTACAAGCAGTTATTTAGCAAAACTCAAATCATTTTAA
- a CDS encoding polysaccharide deacetylase family protein, which translates to MAKEILVAYGVDIDAVAGWLGSYGGEDSPDDISRGLFAGEVGIPRLLKLFKRHNIPATWFAPGHSIETFPEQMKMIVDAGHEIGAHGYSHENPIAMSAKQEEDVLLKSIELIKGLTGKKPTGYVAPWWEFSNITNELLLKHGIKYDHSLMHNDFSPYYVRVGDSWTKIDYSAEAKDWMKPLVRGKETDLVEIPANWYLDDLPPMMFIKKSPNSFGFVSPRDIGQMWIDQFDWVYREMDYAVFAMTIHPDVSGRPQVLMMHEKIISHINSHEGVRWVNFNEIADDFLKRSPRKK; encoded by the coding sequence ATGGCAAAAGAAATTTTAGTGGCTTATGGCGTGGATATTGATGCGGTTGCAGGTTGGCTTGGAAGTTATGGGGGTGAGGATAGCCCAGATGATATTTCAAGAGGACTTTTTGCAGGAGAAGTTGGCATACCAAGACTTTTAAAACTTTTTAAAAGACATAATATCCCAGCTACTTGGTTTGCACCAGGACATTCTATAGAAACCTTTCCAGAGCAAATGAAAATGATCGTTGATGCAGGACATGAAATAGGCGCGCATGGGTATTCACATGAAAATCCAATAGCTATGAGTGCTAAACAAGAAGAAGATGTTTTGCTTAAGAGTATAGAACTCATCAAAGGTTTAACCGGCAAAAAGCCAACTGGCTATGTTGCGCCGTGGTGGGAGTTTTCAAATATCACCAATGAACTTTTGCTTAAACATGGCATAAAATACGATCATTCTTTAATGCATAATGATTTTAGTCCTTATTATGTAAGAGTTGGCGATAGTTGGACGAAGATTGATTATTCAGCTGAGGCAAAAGACTGGATGAAGCCTTTGGTAAGAGGAAAAGAAACTGATTTGGTAGAAATTCCAGCTAATTGGTATTTAGATGATTTACCGCCGATGATGTTTATTAAAAAATCCCCAAATAGCTTTGGTTTTGTCTCTCCAAGAGATATAGGACAAATGTGGATTGATCAGTTTGACTGGGTATATAGAGAAATGGATTATGCAGTGTTTGCTATGACTATACACCCTGATGTAAGTGGGCGTCCTCAGGTTTTAATGATGCATGAAAAAATCATCTCTCATATCAACAGCCACGAAGGCGTAAGATGGGTAAATTTTAATGAAATTGCTGATGATTTCTTAAAAAGAAGTCCGCGTAAAAAATAA